Proteins found in one Synechococcus sp. LA31 genomic segment:
- a CDS encoding shikimate kinase has product MANPHAPLRQRLEGLNLYLVGMMGSGKSTTGRHLAQLLGYRFLDADSSIEQVAGRGIPQIFASDGEAGFRDLEAAVLNQIASWHSLVVATGGGVVLRPENWGQLQQGVVIWLDAPEELLLERLNADPTQRPLMQSEDPAQRLAELMGQRRPLYAQADLHIVQDGRAAEQVALQILEALPGVLKERAAAPQHSLQVVNETGEVGCSIN; this is encoded by the coding sequence ATGGCCAACCCGCATGCTCCGCTGCGCCAACGCCTCGAAGGGCTCAATCTCTACCTGGTGGGGATGATGGGCAGCGGCAAAAGCACCACCGGGCGCCACCTCGCCCAGCTGCTCGGGTATCGCTTCCTCGACGCCGACAGCAGCATCGAACAGGTGGCAGGCCGGGGCATCCCGCAAATCTTTGCCAGCGATGGAGAGGCGGGATTCCGAGATCTTGAGGCAGCTGTGCTCAATCAGATCGCCAGTTGGCACTCACTGGTGGTAGCCACCGGTGGCGGTGTGGTGCTGCGGCCAGAGAACTGGGGCCAACTGCAGCAGGGGGTGGTGATCTGGCTCGATGCCCCAGAGGAGCTGCTGCTGGAGCGGCTCAACGCCGACCCCACTCAGCGCCCCCTCATGCAGAGCGAGGATCCCGCCCAGCGGCTGGCTGAGCTGATGGGCCAGCGGCGCCCCCTCTATGCCCAGGCCGACCTGCACATCGTTCAAGACGGTCGTGCAGCCGAGCAGGTGGCCCTGCAGATCCTCGAAGCCCTGCCCGGGGTGCTCAAGGAACGCGCGGCCGCACCGCAGCACAGCCTGCAGGTGGTGAATGAAACAGGGGAGGTGGGCTGCTCGATCAATTAG
- a CDS encoding GNAT family N-acetyltransferase, with the protein MAELTARWHRALADIPEAQWHALVSAESLPFYSWSWLVGLESSGSVVPRQGWQPCHLGLWEGDRLIAAAPLYLKGHSYGEFVFDQAFAQLAGQLGQRYYPKLLGMSPVSPVVGYRFFTAPGEDAAALTALMLELIDAFCREHQIFSCNFLYVDPAWQPLAEAAGCATWLNQQSLWSNQGYCDFNAYLSSFNANQRRNIKRERKAVQAAGLQVTPVVGEAITPALLGRMHGFYEQHCARWGPWGSKYLTEAFFEHAAAQLLQHIVLFSAHRGDPEQPVAMSLCVHSEQQLWGRYWGSDEEIDHLHFEVCYYAPIEWAIGRGIQQFDPGAGGSHKRRRGFLARPHASLHRWYHQRFDGIVRGWLPDANAEQLEQIEAINAELPFTAKPPALVDSAP; encoded by the coding sequence ATGGCAGAGCTCACGGCCCGCTGGCATCGCGCGTTGGCGGATATCCCCGAAGCGCAATGGCATGCCTTGGTTTCGGCGGAATCCCTCCCCTTTTACTCCTGGTCGTGGCTTGTGGGGCTGGAGAGCAGCGGAAGTGTCGTGCCCAGGCAGGGCTGGCAGCCTTGTCACCTGGGCCTCTGGGAAGGTGATCGGTTGATCGCGGCAGCCCCCCTGTATCTGAAAGGTCACAGCTACGGGGAATTCGTGTTTGATCAAGCCTTTGCCCAGCTGGCTGGCCAGCTGGGCCAGCGCTACTACCCCAAGTTGCTGGGCATGAGTCCGGTGAGCCCTGTGGTGGGGTATCGCTTCTTCACGGCCCCCGGCGAAGATGCAGCCGCTCTGACAGCGCTGATGCTGGAGCTCATCGATGCGTTCTGCCGAGAGCACCAGATCTTCAGCTGCAACTTCCTGTATGTGGATCCCGCCTGGCAACCTCTGGCTGAGGCGGCGGGTTGTGCCACCTGGCTCAATCAGCAGAGTCTTTGGAGCAACCAGGGCTACTGCGATTTCAATGCTTATCTGAGCAGTTTCAACGCCAACCAGCGCCGCAATATCAAGCGCGAACGCAAGGCGGTGCAGGCCGCTGGCTTGCAGGTCACGCCGGTGGTGGGTGAAGCGATCACTCCTGCCCTGCTCGGCCGCATGCATGGCTTCTATGAGCAGCATTGCGCTCGTTGGGGGCCGTGGGGAAGCAAATACCTCACGGAAGCCTTCTTTGAGCACGCTGCAGCGCAACTTCTCCAGCACATCGTGCTCTTCAGTGCCCACCGCGGTGATCCAGAGCAGCCAGTGGCGATGTCGCTTTGTGTGCACAGTGAGCAGCAGCTCTGGGGCCGCTACTGGGGCAGCGATGAGGAGATCGATCACCTGCATTTCGAGGTTTGCTACTACGCCCCGATCGAGTGGGCGATCGGCCGCGGCATCCAGCAGTTCGACCCCGGTGCCGGCGGCAGCCACAAACGCCGCCGAGGCTTTCTGGCCAGACCGCATGCCTCTCTGCATCGCTGGTATCACCAGCGCTTTGATGGCATCGTGCGCGGGTGGCTGCCGGATGCCAACGCCGAGCAGCTTGAGCAGATCGAGGCGATCAACGCAGAGCTGCCCTTCACTGCTAAGCCGCCGGCCCTGGTGGATTCCGCGCCGTAA
- a CDS encoding glutathione S-transferase family protein, with translation MLELHQFRHSAFCEKVRLVLAAKGLAYNVVEVTPGVGQLELFRLSGQRQVPVLVDGADVISDSTAIAQHLEAKQPIPSLLPADAAQRAQVLVLEDWADTALAAGVRLALVQAAAADPVLRGGLLPDATPASVRSLVGALPAGVLSSLGQVIDHGGLEQLRANLQSLCALVQQRSYLVGDQLSLADLAVAAQLSLLLFPVSAGAPLAGRGVPGLADDPHLAPLWAWRDGIGAQVGRP, from the coding sequence ATGCTGGAGCTACATCAGTTTCGCCACTCTGCCTTCTGCGAGAAGGTGCGCCTGGTGCTGGCGGCCAAGGGCCTCGCCTACAACGTGGTGGAGGTCACCCCAGGGGTGGGGCAGCTGGAGCTGTTTCGCCTCTCGGGTCAGCGGCAGGTGCCCGTGCTGGTCGATGGCGCTGATGTGATTAGCGATTCCACCGCTATTGCTCAGCATCTCGAAGCCAAACAGCCCATACCGTCGCTGCTGCCAGCCGACGCCGCTCAGCGGGCGCAGGTGCTCGTGCTGGAAGACTGGGCCGACACCGCCCTCGCTGCGGGTGTGCGACTGGCGCTCGTGCAGGCCGCCGCCGCTGATCCGGTGTTGCGGGGAGGTTTGCTGCCAGACGCCACTCCTGCCTCCGTACGCAGCCTTGTGGGCGCGCTGCCTGCCGGTGTGCTCAGCAGTTTGGGCCAGGTGATCGATCACGGCGGGCTTGAGCAGTTGCGCGCCAACCTGCAATCGCTCTGCGCTTTGGTGCAGCAGCGCTCCTACCTGGTGGGCGATCAGCTCAGCCTGGCGGATCTGGCGGTGGCAGCCCAGCTGTCGCTGCTGTTGTTCCCGGTCAGTGCCGGCGCGCCCCTGGCGGGCCGCGGTGTGCCGGGCTTGGCCGACGATCCTCATCTCGCTCCCCTTTGGGCCTGGCGTGATGGCATCGGCGCTCAGGTGGGGCGCCCCTGA
- a CDS encoding 6-carboxytetrahydropterin synthase, which translates to MITRRACFSASHRYWLPELSAEENQARFGACSLAPGHGHNYELIVAMGGPLDTDGMVLNLSEVKHAIREQITAQLDFRFLNEAWPEFDLQQSAGMLPTTEALTLAIWRRLQPHLPLMGLRLYETDKLWADVLGDSMEAFLTIKIHFAAAHRLARPELSPEENDAIYGKCARPHGHGHNYMLEITVRGAIDPRTGMVCDLVALQGLVDELVVEPFDHTFLNKDVTHFATTVPTAENIALHIADLLGAPITGLGASLHKVRLQESPNNAAEVFAEVPALGMKPQALEALASA; encoded by the coding sequence CTGATCACAAGGCGGGCTTGCTTCAGTGCCAGCCATCGCTACTGGCTGCCTGAGCTCAGCGCCGAGGAGAACCAGGCCCGCTTCGGCGCCTGCAGCCTTGCCCCCGGTCACGGTCACAACTACGAGCTGATCGTGGCCATGGGTGGCCCGCTCGACACCGATGGCATGGTGCTCAACCTCTCGGAGGTGAAGCACGCCATTCGTGAGCAGATCACCGCCCAGCTCGATTTCCGCTTCCTCAATGAGGCCTGGCCGGAGTTCGACCTGCAGCAAAGCGCGGGCATGCTGCCCACCACAGAGGCGCTCACCCTGGCGATCTGGCGCCGCCTGCAGCCCCACCTGCCCCTGATGGGGCTGCGCCTTTACGAAACCGACAAGCTCTGGGCCGATGTGCTCGGCGATTCCATGGAAGCGTTCCTCACCATTAAGATCCATTTCGCGGCCGCCCACCGTCTGGCCCGGCCAGAGTTGAGCCCCGAGGAGAACGACGCCATCTATGGCAAGTGCGCCAGGCCCCATGGCCATGGCCACAACTACATGCTCGAGATCACCGTGCGCGGCGCCATCGATCCCCGCACCGGCATGGTGTGTGATCTGGTGGCTCTACAGGGGTTGGTCGACGAGCTGGTGGTTGAGCCCTTTGATCACACCTTCCTCAATAAGGACGTGACCCATTTCGCCACCACCGTGCCCACGGCGGAGAACATTGCCCTGCATATCGCTGATTTGCTCGGTGCTCCGATCACCGGTCTCGGTGCTTCTCTTCACAAGGTGCGTCTGCAGGAAAGCCCCAACAACGCTGCGGAAGTGTTCGCCGAGGTGCCTGCTTTGGGGATGAAGCCCCAGGCCCTTGAGGCTCTTGCTAGCGCCTGA
- a CDS encoding DUF4346 domain-containing protein has product MTSFSAEQRRSLDERLSQRFIALDPAGYFLIKLDRAAGELIAEHYGNGLDERGLATDPDTGEVISCRGAGPREPLKIYRGRSAKELGMALSEGEALPPISCLDHALYLGRELQKAELCLESGSDYIQD; this is encoded by the coding sequence ATGACCAGCTTTTCAGCCGAGCAGCGCCGCAGCCTTGATGAGCGGTTGTCGCAGCGATTCATCGCCCTCGACCCCGCCGGTTACTTCCTGATCAAACTCGATCGCGCTGCCGGAGAACTGATCGCCGAGCACTACGGCAACGGTCTTGATGAGCGCGGTCTTGCCACTGATCCTGATACCGGTGAGGTGATCAGCTGCCGGGGGGCTGGCCCGCGGGAACCCCTCAAGATTTATCGGGGCCGCTCTGCCAAGGAGTTGGGCATGGCCTTGAGTGAGGGCGAGGCCCTCCCTCCGATCAGTTGCCTCGATCACGCCCTTTATCTAGGGCGTGAGCTGCAAAAGGCCGAGCTTTGCCTGGAAAGCGGCAGCGATTACATCCAGGATTAG
- a CDS encoding dihydrofolate reductase family protein, whose amino-acid sequence MVLAVSLDGRLAPPSGGAAQIGGPGDRRVLEEALAWADACLIGGRTLRLHGSSCLIRQLDLLEQRSRQGLPPQPAAVVVSRSGCFDPSLRFFSQPLQRWLLGPERLEPPAGFHVALPLETWQQALAALADRGLERLVLLGGAELAGALLEHQLVDELQLTLCPLLLGGSHTWLPASIVLEPGVWSLQEQRALEGEELMLRYRRLRDSGQVRRPF is encoded by the coding sequence TTGGTCCTGGCGGTCAGCCTGGATGGTCGCCTGGCTCCGCCCTCCGGTGGGGCCGCCCAGATTGGCGGCCCGGGTGATCGCCGTGTGTTGGAAGAGGCCCTGGCCTGGGCCGATGCCTGCCTGATCGGTGGGCGTACCCTGCGCCTGCATGGCAGCTCCTGCTTGATCCGCCAGCTGGATCTGCTCGAGCAGCGCTCCCGGCAGGGCCTGCCGCCTCAGCCCGCCGCTGTGGTGGTGAGCCGCAGTGGATGCTTTGATCCAAGCCTGCGCTTTTTCAGCCAGCCCCTGCAGCGCTGGTTGCTGGGGCCTGAGCGTCTGGAGCCGCCAGCGGGTTTTCATGTGGCCTTACCGCTAGAGACGTGGCAACAGGCCTTGGCCGCTCTGGCGGACCGTGGGCTGGAGCGGCTGGTGCTGCTGGGTGGGGCTGAGCTGGCTGGTGCTCTGCTGGAGCACCAGCTGGTGGATGAACTGCAACTCACCCTCTGCCCGCTGCTGCTCGGTGGGTCCCACACCTGGCTGCCTGCATCGATTGTCTTGGAGCCGGGTGTTTGGTCGTTGCAGGAGCAGCGCGCTCTGGAGGGTGAAGAGCTGATGCTGCGCTACCGCCGCCTCAGGGATTCAGGGCAGGTGCGGCGGCCGTTTTGA
- the rbfA gene encoding 30S ribosome-binding factor RbfA, which produces MAQGRRVERVAALIRREVSELLVNGIKDDRVSLGMVSVTNVEVAGDLQHCKIYVSVYGSPEVQQQALAGLRSASSYVKGELGRRLNMRRTPEVIFHLDRGIEKGTSVLGLLNQLEQKRQEQGEIPEGTGLLSDDEL; this is translated from the coding sequence ATGGCGCAGGGCAGGCGTGTTGAACGGGTAGCGGCCCTGATCCGCCGCGAGGTGAGCGAGCTACTGGTGAACGGGATCAAGGACGATCGCGTCAGCCTGGGCATGGTGAGCGTCACCAACGTGGAGGTGGCCGGCGATCTCCAGCACTGCAAGATCTATGTGAGCGTCTATGGCAGCCCTGAGGTGCAACAGCAGGCCCTGGCCGGTCTGCGTTCAGCCTCGAGCTATGTGAAAGGTGAGCTGGGGCGCCGCCTCAACATGCGTCGCACACCGGAGGTGATCTTCCACCTCGATCGCGGGATCGAAAAGGGCACCTCGGTGCTTGGCCTATTGAACCAACTCGAGCAGAAGCGCCAAGAACAAGGCGAAATCCCCGAGGGCACGGGCCTCCTCAGCGATGATGAGCTCTGA
- the rimO gene encoding 30S ribosomal protein S12 methylthiotransferase RimO, which yields MSKTSNKPTVAFAHLGCEKNRVDTEHMLGLLAQAGYGVSADESDANVVVVNTCSFIQDAREESVRTLVELAEQGKELIIAGCLAQHFQEELLESLPEARAIVGTGDYQHIVSVLERVEAGERVKQVSANPTFVADEHLPRYRTTSEAVAYLKVAEGCDYRCAFCIIPHLRGDQRSRPIDSIVAEAKQLAAQGVKELVLISQITTNYGLDLAGKPQLAELLRALGEVEIPWIRVHYAYPTGLTEAVLEAYREVPNVLPYLDLPLQHSHPEVLRAMNRPWQADVTGGVLRRIREQLPDAVLRTTFIVGFPGETEEHFQHLLDFVAEQRFDHVGVFTFSPEEGTPAADLPNQVPPEVAQERKDRLMALQQPIAAARNAAWVGRIVDVLIEQENPSTGEMLGRCARFAPEVDGEVRVLPGEGGLCAAPGTMVPVRITAADTYDLVGEVVGAKAMVSDAMAARQATP from the coding sequence AGCGACGCCAACGTGGTGGTCGTGAACACCTGCAGCTTCATTCAAGACGCCCGCGAGGAATCGGTGCGCACCCTGGTGGAGCTGGCTGAGCAAGGCAAAGAGCTGATCATCGCCGGCTGCCTGGCGCAGCATTTTCAGGAGGAGCTGCTCGAGAGCCTCCCCGAAGCGCGCGCGATCGTGGGCACCGGCGACTACCAGCACATCGTGAGCGTGCTGGAGCGGGTGGAGGCGGGCGAGCGCGTGAAACAGGTGAGCGCCAACCCCACCTTTGTGGCTGATGAGCACCTGCCCCGCTACCGCACGACCAGCGAAGCGGTGGCTTACCTGAAGGTGGCCGAAGGCTGCGACTACCGCTGTGCCTTTTGCATCATTCCCCACCTGCGCGGCGACCAGCGCTCCCGCCCGATCGACAGCATCGTGGCGGAAGCCAAACAGCTGGCAGCCCAGGGGGTGAAAGAACTGGTGCTGATCAGCCAGATCACCACCAATTACGGCCTTGATCTAGCCGGCAAACCACAGCTGGCCGAGCTGCTGCGAGCCCTGGGCGAGGTGGAGATTCCCTGGATCCGCGTGCATTACGCCTATCCCACCGGCTTAACGGAGGCGGTGCTTGAGGCTTACCGCGAGGTGCCCAATGTGCTGCCCTACCTAGATCTGCCGTTGCAGCACAGCCATCCCGAAGTGCTGCGGGCGATGAATCGCCCCTGGCAAGCGGATGTGACTGGCGGCGTGCTGCGCCGCATCCGCGAACAGCTGCCCGATGCGGTGCTGCGCACCACCTTCATCGTGGGCTTTCCCGGAGAAACCGAAGAGCACTTCCAACATCTGCTCGATTTCGTGGCAGAGCAGCGCTTTGATCACGTGGGCGTGTTCACCTTCTCGCCGGAGGAAGGCACCCCGGCCGCAGACCTACCCAACCAGGTGCCGCCCGAGGTGGCCCAGGAACGCAAAGACCGGCTGATGGCTCTGCAGCAACCGATCGCCGCTGCCCGTAACGCTGCCTGGGTGGGGCGGATCGTGGATGTGCTGATCGAGCAGGAAAACCCAAGCACCGGCGAGATGCTTGGCCGCTGCGCCCGCTTTGCCCCTGAAGTGGATGGCGAGGTGCGGGTGCTGCCGGGTGAAGGAGGCCTTTGCGCAGCACCAGGAACGATGGTGCCGGTGCGTATCACCGCCGCCGACACCTACGACCTCGTGGGTGAAGTCGTGGGCGCCAAGGCCATGGTGAGCGATGCCATGGCGGCGCGTCAGGCCACGCCTTGA
- a CDS encoding DUF6816 family protein produces MGIALLRVCCAMALVLVFNAPVAVASGSGELLEQRLEAWPTWSLPAPLPRPGQQDLTYPSWFAGRWQATSIDPSGQEPELHYIVQFNLDQQGEVVGDRAFNASAIGQALLGELLLEVRNDPLNPNRQLAQLAGDQQLESTVVGRRSSQSSSTLFLADELALQVMHGPGDPRVSRVETLSRYRLVAPDRIEAEQWQASYGSPADGLAASAQHSWQGRLVLERLDQGRPT; encoded by the coding sequence ATGGGGATCGCACTGTTGCGTGTGTGCTGCGCGATGGCCTTGGTGCTGGTGTTCAACGCACCCGTGGCCGTTGCCTCAGGCTCAGGCGAGCTGCTGGAGCAGCGTCTCGAGGCCTGGCCAACCTGGAGCCTGCCAGCACCCTTGCCGCGGCCTGGGCAACAGGATCTGACCTACCCGAGCTGGTTTGCCGGTCGCTGGCAGGCCACCAGCATCGACCCCAGCGGCCAGGAGCCTGAGCTGCACTACATCGTTCAGTTCAACCTTGATCAGCAGGGCGAGGTGGTGGGTGATCGCGCCTTCAATGCCAGTGCCATCGGCCAGGCCCTGTTGGGGGAGCTGCTGCTGGAGGTGCGCAACGACCCCCTCAACCCCAACCGCCAGCTGGCCCAGCTAGCCGGCGATCAACAGCTCGAATCCACCGTGGTGGGCCGGCGCAGCAGCCAGAGCAGCAGCACCCTTTTTCTCGCTGATGAGCTGGCCCTACAGGTGATGCACGGGCCGGGAGATCCGCGGGTGAGCCGTGTGGAAACCCTCAGCCGCTACCGGCTGGTGGCGCCGGATCGCATCGAAGCCGAACAGTGGCAAGCCAGCTATGGATCCCCGGCCGATGGGCTCGCCGCCAGCGCGCAACACAGCTGGCAGGGGCGGCTCGTGCTGGAGCGCTTGGATCAGGGGCGCCCCACCTGA
- a CDS encoding DUF751 family protein translates to MRDFFLNVTRYPRYLIAFGLGVANSVLEPLAKRRSNPVTAVALLGALVSGLVSLGLILRAMVSTDVIA, encoded by the coding sequence ATGCGGGATTTCTTTCTCAACGTCACGCGCTACCCGCGCTATCTGATCGCGTTTGGCCTCGGCGTGGCCAACTCCGTGCTGGAGCCCCTGGCCAAACGCCGTAGCAATCCGGTCACGGCCGTAGCGCTGTTAGGAGCGCTGGTGAGCGGCCTGGTCAGCCTGGGGCTGATCCTGCGTGCCATGGTGAGCACAGATGTAATCGCCTAG
- a CDS encoding B12-binding domain-containing radical SAM protein translates to MRTLLIYPEFPKTFWSYEKILELVNRKVLLPPLGMVTVAALLPQHWEMKLVDRNVREVSEAEWDWAELVVISGMIVQKADMAVQIARAKQRGLPVAVGGPFASSTPDAPELDLADFKVLDEGEITLPLFIEAIERGEAAGRFSSNGEKPDVTGTPIPRFDLLELDAYDSMSVQFSRGCPFQCEFCDIIVLYGRKPRTKTPEQLIAELQYLYDLGWRRAIFLVDDNFIGNKRNAKLLLPAIKEWQIEKGYPFSFTTEASVDLASDEDMMRMMAEARFDAVFLGIETPDEASLSVAGKHQNTRSSLEESVDRITSYGIRVMAGFIIGFDGEQTGAGDRIVRFVSRTGIPAAMMGMLQALPNTGLWHRLEKEGRLIQEKVDAKGVNQTNLLNFVPTRPIRDIANEYVDAFCRLYEPNAYIDRVTHYYGKMGAPRWKAFYQSENSDKSALPEMRDIKALATVIWRQGLKRDTRWRFWRSLLHIARQNPANLEQFVVTLAHNEHFQEYRSVVTQEIEEQLATLPPEPPPTPAESSRELQPV, encoded by the coding sequence ATGCGCACTCTGCTGATCTACCCGGAGTTCCCCAAGACCTTCTGGAGCTACGAAAAGATCCTGGAGCTCGTCAACCGCAAGGTGCTCCTGCCTCCGCTGGGGATGGTCACCGTGGCCGCGCTTCTCCCTCAGCACTGGGAGATGAAGCTGGTGGATCGCAATGTTCGCGAAGTCAGCGAGGCCGAGTGGGATTGGGCCGAGTTGGTGGTGATCTCCGGAATGATCGTGCAAAAAGCCGACATGGCCGTGCAGATCGCCCGGGCCAAGCAGCGCGGCCTACCCGTAGCCGTGGGAGGCCCCTTCGCCAGCTCCACCCCTGACGCCCCTGAGCTCGACCTAGCAGATTTCAAGGTGCTCGATGAGGGTGAAATCACCCTGCCGCTGTTTATCGAGGCCATCGAACGGGGCGAAGCAGCTGGGCGCTTCTCCTCCAATGGCGAGAAACCAGACGTCACTGGGACGCCGATTCCACGCTTCGACCTGCTCGAGCTGGATGCTTACGACTCAATGAGCGTGCAGTTCTCACGCGGCTGTCCGTTCCAGTGCGAGTTCTGCGACATCATCGTGCTCTACGGGCGTAAGCCACGCACCAAAACGCCTGAGCAACTGATTGCTGAGCTCCAATACCTTTACGACTTGGGCTGGCGGCGGGCCATCTTCCTTGTAGACGACAACTTCATTGGCAATAAGCGCAATGCCAAGTTGCTGCTGCCCGCCATCAAGGAGTGGCAGATCGAGAAGGGTTACCCCTTCAGTTTCACCACCGAAGCGTCCGTGGATTTGGCCTCGGATGAAGACATGATGCGCATGATGGCTGAAGCTCGTTTTGATGCGGTGTTTCTAGGCATCGAAACACCCGATGAGGCAAGCCTCTCGGTGGCAGGCAAACACCAAAACACTCGCAGCTCTCTGGAGGAATCCGTCGATCGGATCACCAGCTACGGGATTCGCGTGATGGCTGGCTTCATCATCGGCTTTGATGGAGAGCAAACGGGTGCCGGAGATCGGATCGTGCGCTTCGTGAGCCGCACTGGTATCCCCGCCGCGATGATGGGCATGCTTCAGGCCCTACCCAACACAGGCTTGTGGCACCGCCTTGAAAAGGAAGGTCGCCTGATTCAAGAGAAGGTTGACGCCAAGGGCGTGAACCAAACCAACCTGCTCAACTTCGTGCCCACCCGGCCAATACGAGATATCGCCAACGAATACGTTGACGCGTTCTGCAGGCTTTATGAGCCCAACGCTTACATCGACCGGGTCACCCATTACTACGGGAAAATGGGAGCACCCCGATGGAAAGCGTTCTACCAATCCGAGAACTCAGACAAGTCTGCGCTGCCGGAAATGCGCGATATCAAGGCCTTGGCCACGGTGATCTGGCGGCAAGGCCTCAAACGTGACACACGCTGGAGGTTCTGGCGCTCGCTACTGCACATCGCGCGCCAAAACCCAGCCAACCTCGAGCAATTCGTGGTCACACTCGCTCACAACGAGCATTTCCAGGAATATCGTTCCGTGGTGACCCAGGAAATCGAGGAGCAACTCGCCACCCTTCCTCCGGAGCCACCGCCAACACCAGCAGAAAGCAGCCGGGAACTCCAGCCCGTCTAA
- a CDS encoding MFS transporter, which yields MIESLQRLRRRLTRHQRTTFLLASGLSTAGSFAGLTAKGWLLMEGSGNPFLLAANFALLTLPTLLVSGPAGVLTDRLGSERVLIRAQWALLAAAVLGAIAIPISSGGQQDALLLLSTLGVGTASTYELTARNKYVALLVDEPEQLGPYLASFSVIFNVGKLVGPPIGGLLLAATGPTLALSLDATTYLMPIATLLWLMAPHREREQRSQRGQAASLGTAWRDCGPALRHVLLFTGLACLIGFFHPGLAPLMALKLLGPSPLALGLFTSVIACGSISAGVVLQRNAQAWSRRPGLLLGGSTLITALGQLGLAAPGPQVWGLAMAFLIGAGTASLLSGTNLIIQVHAPQVLRGRMAGLGQIAFLGGGGISGLIAAGLTDLLPGGLWSCFALLGSIGAAVGAAELLRQGRMRLA from the coding sequence TTGATCGAATCACTGCAACGCCTGCGGCGCCGGCTCACCCGGCACCAGCGCACCACATTCCTACTGGCCTCAGGGCTGAGCACTGCCGGCTCCTTTGCCGGACTCACAGCCAAGGGCTGGCTGCTGATGGAGGGATCAGGCAATCCCTTCCTACTGGCCGCGAATTTCGCGCTGCTCACCCTGCCCACCCTGCTGGTCAGCGGTCCGGCGGGTGTGCTCACCGATCGGCTCGGGAGCGAGCGGGTGCTGATCCGGGCCCAGTGGGCGCTGCTGGCGGCAGCGGTGCTTGGGGCCATCGCCATCCCGATCAGCAGCGGCGGCCAACAAGACGCTTTATTGCTACTGAGCACCCTCGGGGTGGGCACGGCCAGCACCTATGAACTCACAGCCCGGAACAAATACGTGGCGCTGCTGGTGGATGAACCGGAGCAGCTGGGGCCGTATCTGGCCAGCTTCTCGGTGATCTTCAACGTGGGCAAGCTGGTGGGCCCACCCATCGGCGGGCTGCTGCTGGCGGCCACAGGACCCACCTTGGCCTTGAGCCTGGATGCGACCACCTATCTAATGCCCATCGCCACGCTGCTCTGGCTGATGGCCCCCCACCGGGAGCGCGAGCAACGCAGCCAGCGTGGTCAGGCAGCCAGCCTGGGCACTGCCTGGCGCGATTGCGGCCCAGCCCTGCGCCATGTCTTGCTGTTCACGGGTCTGGCCTGTCTGATTGGCTTCTTCCATCCGGGCTTAGCACCGCTGATGGCTCTGAAGCTGCTGGGGCCCAGCCCCCTGGCCCTCGGACTGTTCACCAGTGTGATCGCCTGTGGCAGCATCAGCGCTGGGGTGGTGCTGCAACGCAATGCCCAGGCGTGGAGCCGCAGGCCAGGCCTATTGCTCGGTGGCAGCACACTGATCACGGCCTTAGGGCAGCTTGGGCTGGCTGCGCCAGGGCCTCAGGTTTGGGGGCTGGCGATGGCTTTTCTGATTGGCGCCGGCACCGCCTCGCTGCTCTCAGGCACCAACCTGATCATTCAGGTGCACGCACCTCAGGTGCTGCGCGGACGCATGGCAGGACTGGGGCAGATCGCCTTCCTGGGGGGTGGGGGCATCAGCGGGCTGATTGCCGCAGGCCTCACCGACCTTCTGCCCGGAGGCTTATGGAGTTGCTTTGCCCTGCTCGGGAGCATTGGAGCAGCAGTGGGCGCTGCAGAACTGCTGCGTCAGGGGCGCATGCGCCTGGCCTGA
- a CDS encoding chlororespiratory reduction protein 7, whose translation MSDPLIRELDHYVVLEPGRPQELLSAAETLKWLERQLAHLVQLPPDLSGLPDAAARAQRLLETACELELEPGLVVQWFAIRLEPPADRVAG comes from the coding sequence ATGTCTGATCCCCTGATTCGGGAGCTGGATCATTACGTGGTGCTCGAGCCAGGGCGGCCTCAGGAGCTGCTCAGCGCCGCCGAAACCCTGAAGTGGCTTGAGCGGCAGCTCGCTCATCTGGTTCAGCTGCCGCCGGATCTGAGCGGTCTGCCTGATGCCGCGGCTCGGGCCCAGCGGCTGCTGGAAACCGCCTGTGAGTTGGAGCTTGAGCCTGGTTTGGTGGTGCAGTGGTTTGCCATTCGGCTCGAACCACCCGCCGATCGCGTTGCCGGCTAA
- a CDS encoding cytochrome b6-f complex subunit 6 yields the protein MAGSFPLNAPMGPVIYLALVGGGLVAAAAVSFVLRGIKLI from the coding sequence ATGGCTGGGTCTTTCCCACTCAATGCACCGATGGGTCCTGTGATTTACCTCGCCCTCGTGGGCGGCGGACTTGTGGCAGCAGCAGCGGTCTCGTTTGTGCTGCGCGGGATCAAGCTGATCTGA